The following are from one region of the Mangifera indica cultivar Alphonso chromosome 14, CATAS_Mindica_2.1, whole genome shotgun sequence genome:
- the LOC123195608 gene encoding uncharacterized protein LOC123195608, with protein MKISFCSKSSVCFLLFFISLFASTIQLNQDFEESEAARTLKQVEEDVQEIHCSRERSRAAWEIIEEYLMPFVEKEPYQISTRCRLHPDNDLFRDQEQHKFQVDINEWRCGFCKKRFYEEKHLDQHFDNRHYNLLNVSQGKCLADVCGALHCDLMLDSARRKTKCNPAAAAKNQHLCEGLANSCFPVNEGPSASRLHEFFLRQFCDAHTCTGNRKPFSKGRKKQTSITYVTLSILALMTLPLFYIFVYLYQRGIRRGTQELKRISEGYRFIYCVWR; from the exons ATGAAGATCTCATTCTGCTCTAAGAGCTCCGTCTGttttctcctcttcttcatTTCGCTCTTTGCTTCTACTATTCAACTGAATCAG GATTTTGAAGAATCAGAAGCTGCTAG AACTCTTAAGCAAGTGGAGGAGGATGTTCAGGAAATACACTGTTCAAGAGAAAGGAGTAGGGCAGCATGGGAAATTATTGAGGAG TATTTGATGCCCTTTGTGGAGAAAGAACCCTATCAGATTTCAACTAGGTGTAGACTTCACCCTGATAATGATTTGTTTAGAGATCAGGAACAGCATAAATTCCAGGTGGATATAAATGAATGGAGATGTGGATTCTGTAAGAAAAGGTTTTATGAAGAGAAACATCTTGATCAGCATTTTGACAACAGGCACTATAATTTGCTGAATGTG AGTCAAGGCAAGTGCTTGGCTGATGTATGTGGTGCATTGCATTGTGATCTCATGTTGGATTCTGCACGACGGAAGACTAAATGCAATCCTGCAGCCGCTGCGAAGAATCAACATTTGTGTGAG GGTCTGGCCAATAGTTGTTTTCCTGTCAATGAGGGTCCTTCAGCAAGCCGTCTTCATG AATTCTTTTTGCGCCAATTTTGTGATGCCCACACATGCACTGGGAATAGGAAACCATTTTCAAAAGGGCGCAAG AAGCAGACAAGTATAACCTATGTGACTCTTTCCATTTTGGCTTTGATGACGCTGCCACTTTTCTACATTTTTGTTTACTTGTACCAAAG GGGAATAAGAAGGGGCACCCAAGAGCTGAAACGTATCTCAGAAG GGTACCGATTCATTTACTGCGTTTGGCGCTGA
- the LOC123195940 gene encoding myb-related protein 315-like, with protein MGRQPCCDKIGLKRGPWTIDEDHKLMNFILNNGIHCWRTVPKLAGLLRCGKSCRLRWINYLRPDLKRGAFTEAEEDQIIQLHSRLGNRWSKIASHFPGRTDNEIKNHWNTRIKKRLKLLGVDPVTHKPIDKTEEKTSTISEEEQDSTKSIDDDLIKKENDNIPAEKVEVQEEAKLITMDDTASLLNNYEMLCGNLEEGSILFNPETNTASTTSNCSTSSFSWEDSNNCSSSLHQQEEFLQQWIDNVDSMLSWDCFNQLEGSPQSSWKII; from the exons ATGGGAAGGCAGCCTTGTTGTGATAAGATTGGTTTGAAGAGAGGTCCATGGACGATTGATGAAGATCATAAGCTTATGAACTTCATTCTTAACAATGGGATTCATTGCTGGAGAACAGTTCCCAAGCTTGCAg GTTTGTTAAGATGTGGGAAAAGTTGTAGATTAAGATGGATTAATTATCTAAGACCAGACCTTAAAAGGGGAGCTTTTACAGAAGCTGAAGAGGACCAGATTATTCAACTTCATTCTCGCCTTGGTAACAG GTGGTCGAAGATTGCTTCACATTTTCCTGGTCGAACTGATAATGAAATCAAGAACCACTGGAACACTCGAATTAAGAAGAGACTGAAGCTCCTCGGTGTAGACCCTGTGACTCACAAGCCCATTGataaaactgaagaaaaaaCCAGCACGATTTCTGAAGAGGAACAAGATTCGACAAAGAGCATTGATGACGATTtgatcaagaaagaaaatgataatattccAGCAGAGAAAGTTGAAGTACAAGAAGAGGCGAAGTTGATAACCATGGATGACACAGCTTCTCTTTTAAACAACTACGAAATGCTGTGCGGAAATTTGGAGGAGGGATCGATATTGTTTAACCCAGAAACCAACACAGCTTCAACTACTTCAAATTGTAGCACATCCTCCTTCTCCTGGGAAGACTCAAATAATTGTTCATCTTCTCTACATCAGCAAGAAGAGTTTCTTCAGCAATGGATAGATAATGTGGATTCGATGCTTTCTTGGGACTGCTTCAATCAACTGGAAGGGAGCCCTCAGTCTTCTTGGAAAATAATTTAA